One region of Candidatus Neomarinimicrobiota bacterium genomic DNA includes:
- the hutH gene encoding histidine ammonia-lyase: MANLSISDRSFAYADFESFLCAPRKCSLAGSARSTIRNSHKTLSNIIASGKPVYGVNTGFGKLSDIPIKLEDQQQLQLNLVRSHAAGVGSPFDTGITRLAMVLKIMTIAKGYSGVRLDVADQLLFFLNHDILPLMPKQGSVGASGDLAPLAHMALALIGEGEVHFLDRIMPAMVALKEAGRPPLELHAKEGLSLVNGTQVSTAIGLKAVIEASRIVKSADIAGALSVEASLSSKHVFAVKIHRLKKHTGQITSAQNIVNLLKGSEIVQSHADCGVIQDPYSFRCIPHIHGASRELFNAVVDIIENEANSVSDNPLIFPNEEAISSGHFHAEAVAQALDMLAISISEIGAISERRIHHFMKGIGEDVPPFITSNPGIESGFMMAHVTAAAIASENKSLAHPASVDSITTSGGQEDMVSMAPWAGRKCLRIIRNVAQILAIECLVSGTVTAVFHSKKKPGAGTGKAVALLKKHIKFRLEDRPLQKDMETIANLILQGDLLKTVTKTIRVK; the protein is encoded by the coding sequence ATGGCGAACCTATCGATTTCAGACCGTTCCTTCGCGTATGCGGATTTTGAATCATTTTTATGCGCTCCCCGAAAATGTTCTCTTGCGGGTTCTGCTCGATCAACCATTCGCAATTCCCATAAAACACTTTCGAATATTATTGCCTCCGGGAAACCGGTGTATGGAGTCAATACCGGATTTGGAAAATTGAGCGATATTCCCATTAAGCTCGAGGACCAGCAACAGCTTCAATTGAATTTAGTCCGTAGCCACGCCGCTGGAGTTGGTTCACCATTTGACACAGGAATTACACGACTAGCGATGGTGTTGAAAATCATGACAATTGCAAAGGGATACAGTGGAGTCCGGCTTGACGTAGCGGATCAACTTTTATTTTTCCTGAATCATGACATATTGCCTCTTATGCCAAAACAGGGTTCGGTCGGCGCCAGTGGAGATCTTGCACCGCTTGCGCACATGGCGCTTGCGTTAATTGGCGAAGGTGAAGTGCATTTTCTTGATAGAATTATGCCGGCAATGGTTGCGCTTAAAGAAGCAGGTCGTCCGCCATTGGAACTGCACGCTAAGGAAGGTCTTTCCCTCGTGAACGGAACCCAGGTTTCAACAGCGATTGGACTGAAGGCGGTCATCGAGGCAAGCCGTATTGTAAAATCTGCAGATATTGCGGGAGCTCTATCAGTTGAAGCAAGCCTTTCGTCTAAACACGTTTTTGCTGTTAAGATTCATCGGCTAAAAAAACATACAGGACAGATTACATCTGCACAGAACATCGTAAACTTGCTTAAAGGGAGCGAAATCGTCCAATCGCATGCGGATTGCGGGGTTATCCAAGATCCATACAGTTTTCGCTGTATTCCGCATATTCACGGCGCATCTCGGGAATTGTTCAACGCCGTCGTGGACATTATTGAAAATGAAGCCAATAGCGTGAGCGATAATCCGCTAATTTTTCCTAACGAAGAGGCAATCAGTTCTGGGCATTTTCATGCAGAGGCCGTTGCGCAGGCATTGGATATGTTGGCTATTTCCATCTCAGAAATCGGTGCAATTTCAGAGAGAAGAATTCATCATTTTATGAAAGGAATTGGCGAAGATGTTCCACCTTTTATTACTTCAAATCCTGGAATTGAATCCGGTTTTATGATGGCCCACGTGACGGCGGCGGCAATTGCTTCCGAAAATAAATCACTTGCACATCCGGCTTCAGTAGATTCCATTACAACATCCGGCGGACAAGAAGATATGGTTAGCATGGCTCCATGGGCGGGGAGGAAGTGTCTAAGAATTATTCGAAATGTCGCCCAAATACTTGCGATTGAATGCTTGGTGTCAGGGACAGTTACGGCTGTGTTTCATTCCAAGAAAAAACCCGGCGCAGGAACCGGTAAAGCTGTCGCATTATTGAAGAAACATATCAAATTTAGGTTAGAAGACAGACCGCTTCAAAAAGACATGGAAACTATAGCAAACCTCATCCTACAAGGCGATCTATTAAAAACAGTAACTAAAACAATACGGGTGAAATAA